AAGCTGATGCTCAAGTAGGCTGGCGAGCCGACTCCCTGGACCGGGTCCCCAGGAAGCCCCAGGGGGCCTCGCGTTTCAAGGCGAGACGGTCCACCAAGTCAACTCTTGACGCCACAATGGTTTGGACCCTAGTATTGATCAACGAGCCTGCGGCGGTTGCCGCGGGCCTCGTCGTCTGAGCCCTCGGCCCGCCCCTCTTCGGTCCAAGGGAACGGTCTTTGCTCTACCTGTCTGGCGGACGGCCCTCCAGCCGGACCCCAATCATCAACCTGGCGGTACCCCTGTGACGCGTTTCCTGTGCGCGCCTCGCCCAACCCTTCGCGCCGTGCTCGGCCTGCTCGCCCTGATGGGCGGGCTGGCGCTGTTGCCGGCCGTGGCGCAGGCGCAGGGCGACGCAGAAGTGCAGCGCGCGCTGGACAGCTGGTACAAGCGGGCCAAGCGCCGCGCACCGGGCGAGTGGGGCATCGCAATTGCCGACCAGACCGGACGCGTCCTCTGGAGCGTCGCCGAAGACCGCCCTCTCCTTCCCGCCTCGACCGTGAAGCTGTTCACCACCGGCTTTGCCCGCAGCACCCTCGGCGGTGACGCCCGCGTCGCCACGCGCGTGGTCGGCACGGGGATGGTGGACCCCTTCACGGGCCAGTGGATGGGGACCTGGGCGCTCGAGCTCAATGGCGATCTGTCGCTGGAACGCGCCACCCGCCAGGGCCCGCAGCTGGCCGATCTGGCCCAGCAGTTGGCCGCCCGCGGCATCACGCACCTGCAGGGTCCCCTCGTCGTGCGGAGCGCAAACGGCCCCGCCGATGCGGTCTATCCCTCTGTCTGGGCATCCCGCCACAAGGGCCGGCTCTTTGCGCCGCCGATCGGCGCCATCACGCTGCACGAAAACACCGTCGAATTCACGGTCCGGCCCGGTTCAAAGTCGGGCGCGCGGCCGGTCATCATCGGCGAGTCCCCCACCGGGGTGAGCCAGCTGGTCACCAACCGGGCGCGGACCGTCGCCGGTCGGCGCTCCTCGCTCCGGCTCTCGTCCACCTCCAGCGGCGGGTGGGTGCTCTCGGGTACGATCGGCACCAGTGCCAGGGCCCGGCGGCTGACGTCCGTGGCCAACCATCCTGAAGCCGTCCTCCGCGCGGTCTGGGGCAAGGCATTGAAGGACGCCGGCATCCAGTGGGACAACACCTTTGCGCTGGCCTCCACCTCATCGCCTGAGAACGCCACGGTGCTGGCGGAGATCGAATCGCCGACGCTCGACTCCCTGGCCTCCGAGGTCAACACCCGCAGCCTCAACATCGGGGCCGAACTGCTGCTCCGGTGGGCCGGCGGCGCCACCAACGCCGCGCAGAAGCTGATGGAGCACATCCGGTCGATCACCGGTGCGACCACGGGCGTCCACCTGGTGGACGGCAGCGGTCTCTCCACTGAAGACCGGATTGCGCCGTCGGTGTTCGTCTCGTACCTGACCCGCTTCCCGATGACGCCGGAAGGCCGAAACTTCCCGCTCCTCCTGCCGGCCAACGGCGAGGGTACCCTCGGCCGCCTCGGCGGGATGCCGGGACGCGGCGTGGTTCGGGCCAAGACCGGGACGCTCGGCAACGTCAGCACACTGGTGGGATACCTTGGCCGCCCGGAAGGCGTGCTCGTGGTGACCCTGATGTACAACGGCGGGTACTCCTACACCGCCCGCCAGGAGCAGTGGAGGCTCTTTCGGACGCTCGGCGCCGACGCGGTGCAGATCCCGGAGGACCATTCGCTCGACATCGAGCCGGTGCAGCTGGGCGGCGAGGATGAGGCTCCGCCGGCGCCGGCACCGATCGTGGGGTTCGGGTTGTTCTAGGATTCGCTGCACAAGATGGGAACGACAGCGGGGCGGCCAGTGGCCGCCCCGTTTTTTTCATGCTTCGGAGCCGCCAAATCGGCCCCCCGCAGACTGCAGTTGGTGCCGACGCCTGCGCCAGCCGTCTGGTGCGGCTGGTTCGGCTGGGTCGGCTGGTTCGAAGAACCATGGGCCCGGTTGGGAAGAAAACGGGGGGCGGCGAGCAGCCGCCCCACACTGTTCAGGCCTAGAACCGCCAGGTCAGTCCGCTGTAAATCTGGGTCAGTTGGCTGGTGCCCGGGTTGGCGGGATCCTTCTGCCGCAGGCCGGAGAGGTTCAGGTACCACTGCCGGGCCAGGGCGACGTCCAGATCCACCCCGTACCAGGTGGACTTCTGGCGCTCGACGAACGCCGGATTGTCCTCCTGCCGGACGCCGCCGTTCAGGTCGACATGCACGGCGTTGGTGGGGTCGAAATTGACGTGGCCGGAGTACAGATGTCCGTTGGTCTGCACTGATCCGGGGTTGATGGCGCTCGAGTCGTTCTGGTTCTGGTACCAGGTGGCACGCACGGAGAGGCCGAGACCGAGCGGGGCGATCCGGTTGGCGCCCAACGTCGCAGTGTAGGAATTGGCGCCGAGAACCGTCGCCCCGGTGCTCCGCCGCCAGTCGCCGCCCAGGTAGAAGCGACGCCCGGAATACTGCAGGCCGCCACCATAGCCCTCGCGATAGGCATCGTCGAAGTTGGTTTCCGGATTGGTGAAGTCCCGGATGAGGCGCACGGTGCGGCGCTTGTCGTACGTGGCGTTGATCGAGAGCCAGGGCTTCGGGCGAGCGGACACATTTGCAAACTGGCTCGTGAAGGACACCGCACTTGACTCGGCGTTGGGGCCCTCGAGCTTCCACGGCCGGTAGTAGTCGATCTCCTGCAGCAGGTACAGCGACAGGTACCGGTTGCTGACGGTGGCCTGGGCAATGCCCCACTCGCGGCGCTCGGTGCTCCCCTCGTAGGAGCCGACGGCCCCGATCGTAAAGGCACTGGACGTCAGGCCACCGGGCGCATTGTGCATCGTCAGGTAGGCGCCGAAGTCGTGGACCGCGGAGGAATACTGGAGGGTGGCCGCATCGGGCTCCCAACCCCCGAAGGCGCCAAACGAGAGGTGCTGCCCGTTCAGCTCGACCAGCCCGCCGTCGAACAGGCCGATGGAACTGATGTACATGAGGTACTGTCGCCCGGCGGCCACACGGAATTTCGCATCGGGCGCGTTCCAGTAGAGGACTGCCTGGTACGCCCTTGTGTGGCCGTCCACGGTGGTGCCGCCGGCGGATGACGTCGTCGTCTGGCGGGCGCGCAGGTCGATGGCGACGCCGAGTGGCGTGCCCCCGATGGCCAGGCCGTACAGCCGGGCATCAAGCGACGGCTGGTTGAAGCCGTTGCTTCCGGCTGGCTGGCCGGCCGAGACGGTGCTCGTCGTGGCGCGGAGATACCGGCTCCCGATCCGGCCATGCAGCCCCTGCCCGCTCAACCGGCGGGGACGCGGCGTGGCGATCGGGGCACCAATGGCAATCTGCTCCGTCGCGACGTGGCGATGGAACCGGACGGTGTCCCCGAGGGCGAGCTCGGGCGTCCCCTTGACCAGTTCGGTGTTCGACTTGTGCGACGCGAGGAACTTCACGCGCAGTGTTGCCACCGCGCTATCCCCCCGAATGACCTCCACCTCCGAGCCTTCCACCAGTCCGTCCATTCGCCCGGAAGAGATGTAGATCTCGGTGCCGGAGATGAAGCTGATGCTCGAGATGACGGCGGCCGTGTCCGGCGCGGAAGGCAGGGTGTCCGGCGCTGCGGCAGGCAGTGCGACGTCGGCGGCGGGGATCTCGATGGTCGTTGGTGGCAC
The DNA window shown above is from Gemmatimonadales bacterium and carries:
- the dacB gene encoding D-alanyl-D-alanine carboxypeptidase/D-alanyl-D-alanine-endopeptidase, with amino-acid sequence MTRFLCAPRPTLRAVLGLLALMGGLALLPAVAQAQGDAEVQRALDSWYKRAKRRAPGEWGIAIADQTGRVLWSVAEDRPLLPASTVKLFTTGFARSTLGGDARVATRVVGTGMVDPFTGQWMGTWALELNGDLSLERATRQGPQLADLAQQLAARGITHLQGPLVVRSANGPADAVYPSVWASRHKGRLFAPPIGAITLHENTVEFTVRPGSKSGARPVIIGESPTGVSQLVTNRARTVAGRRSSLRLSSTSSGGWVLSGTIGTSARARRLTSVANHPEAVLRAVWGKALKDAGIQWDNTFALASTSSPENATVLAEIESPTLDSLASEVNTRSLNIGAELLLRWAGGATNAAQKLMEHIRSITGATTGVHLVDGSGLSTEDRIAPSVFVSYLTRFPMTPEGRNFPLLLPANGEGTLGRLGGMPGRGVVRAKTGTLGNVSTLVGYLGRPEGVLVVTLMYNGGYSYTARQEQWRLFRTLGADAVQIPEDHSLDIEPVQLGGEDEAPPAPAPIVGFGLF